TATCGAATGGATTATGATATTGTAGTTCTTGGAAGCGGCCCCGGAGGTTATGTCGCGGCAATACGCGCGTCTCAATTAGGTCTTAAAACTGCCATTATCGAAAAGGAAAATCTCGGAGGAATCTGCCTTAACTGGGGTTGTATCCCAACCAAAGCACTTTTGAAGAGTGCACAAGTTTTTGAATATCTAAATCATGCAGAAGATTTTGGCATAACTACAAGTGGAGTTAAAGCAGATTTTACAGCTATCGTCAAGAGAAGTAGAGATGTAGCGGATGGAATGAGTAAAGGAATTCAATTCCTCATGAAAAAAAACAAGATTGATGTAATAACCGGTTTTGGAACATTAATAGATCGCAATACAATTGAGATTGAAATGAATGGTAAAAAATCTATCATTCAATCAAAGAACATAATTGTTGCAACTGGTGCTCGCTCACGAGAATTACCCAATATCCCACAAGATGGAAAACATATTATTGGCTACCGAGAAGCGCTTACTCTAAAGTCTCAGCCAAAATCGATGGTAGTGGTTGGCTCAGGTGCAATAGGCTCAGAGTTTGCTTATTTCTACCAGACTTTAGGCACACGAGTTACTCTTATTGAATACTTGCCTACAATTGTTCCTGTAGAGGATAAAGATGTTTCGGATCAACTCCGAAAGTCTTTCAAAGAATCGGGCATGAAGGTAATGACTAATGCAAGTGTTGAAAGCGTTAAGGTTTCTGGTAAAAAGATTAAAGTAATTGTTAAAACAAGCAAGGGAGAAGAAACCATTGATACAGATATTGTATTATCTGCCGTAGGTATAGTTTCTAACATTGAAAACATTGGACTAG
The sequence above is a segment of the Flavobacteriales bacterium genome. Coding sequences within it:
- the lpdA gene encoding dihydrolipoyl dehydrogenase, coding for MDYDIVVLGSGPGGYVAAIRASQLGLKTAIIEKENLGGICLNWGCIPTKALLKSAQVFEYLNHAEDFGITTSGVKADFTAIVKRSRDVADGMSKGIQFLMKKNKIDVITGFGTLIDRNTIEIEMNGKKSIIQSKNIIVATGARSRELPNIPQDGKHIIGYREALTLKSQPKSMVVVGSGAIGSEFAYFYQTLGTRVTLIEYLPTIVPVEDKDVSDQLRKSFKESGMKVMTNASVESVKVSGKKIKVIVKTSKGEETIDTDIVLSAVGIVSNIENIGLENTGVITDAGKIVTNEYYQTNIPNVYAIGDCVGGQALAHVASAEGIICVEKIAGEKTEALDYGNIPGCTYCQPEIASVGLTEKKAIEAGYELKIGKFPFAASGKASASGHKDGFVKLIFDAKYGELLGAHMIGANVTEMIAEIVAIRKLETTGHELIKTVHPHPTMSEAIMEAAAAAYGEVIHL